The following are encoded together in the Halomonas halophila genome:
- a CDS encoding MBL fold metallo-hydrolase: protein MSQQPIVTAFFDEPTNTFSYVVRDPDSTSCAILDSVLDFDYAAGHTDVRSADAIIAFIAREGLSVEWVLETHVHADHLSAAPYLHQKLGGRTGIGARIVEVQEIFGKAFNAGTEFARDGSQFDRLFEEGDTFAIGGLEGRVLHTPGHTPACLTYVIGDAAFVGDTLFMPDYGTARCDFPGGDARTLYRSIQKVLALPAETRLFLCHDYKAPDREAFRHETSVAEQRAHNIHVHEGVGEDDFVTLRTERDATLGMPRLIIPSVQVNMRAGEMPPAEDNGQVYLKVPLNRF, encoded by the coding sequence ATGTCCCAGCAGCCCATCGTCACGGCCTTCTTCGACGAGCCCACCAACACCTTCAGCTACGTGGTCCGCGACCCGGACTCCACGTCCTGCGCCATCCTCGATTCGGTGCTCGACTTCGACTACGCCGCCGGCCACACCGACGTGCGTTCGGCCGATGCCATCATCGCCTTCATCGCGCGCGAGGGGCTCAGCGTCGAGTGGGTGCTCGAGACCCACGTCCACGCCGACCACCTCTCGGCGGCGCCCTACCTGCACCAGAAGCTCGGCGGCCGCACCGGCATCGGCGCGCGCATCGTCGAGGTGCAGGAGATCTTCGGCAAGGCCTTCAACGCCGGCACCGAGTTCGCCCGTGACGGCAGCCAGTTCGACCGCCTGTTCGAGGAGGGCGACACCTTCGCCATCGGCGGCCTCGAGGGCCGGGTGCTGCACACCCCGGGCCACACGCCGGCCTGCCTGACCTACGTGATCGGCGACGCGGCCTTCGTCGGCGACACCCTGTTCATGCCCGACTACGGCACCGCGCGCTGCGACTTCCCCGGCGGCGATGCCCGCACCCTCTATCGCTCCATCCAGAAGGTGCTGGCGCTGCCTGCCGAGACGCGGCTGTTCCTGTGCCACGACTACAAGGCGCCGGATCGCGAGGCGTTCCGGCACGAGACCAGCGTGGCCGAGCAGCGCGCGCATAACATCCACGTCCACGAGGGCGTCGGCGAGGACGACTTCGTGACCCTGCGCACCGAGCGCGATGCCACCCTGGGCATGCCGCGGCTGATCATCCCCTCGGTGCAGGTCAACATGCGCGCCGGCGAGATGCCGCCGGCCGAGGACAACGGCCAGGTCTACCTCAAGGTGCCGCTCAACCGTTTCTGA
- a CDS encoding ABC transporter permease gives MRHAVALSWKGLRRDLRAGDVRALFLALTLAVAAATMIGFFLDRLERGLTRQAGQLLGGDVVLEQSRPFDPELRRAFEDAGLALSDQVDMVSMVSAGEAFQPVGVKAVDDAYPHYGESVVDRGSGPEALPRGPERGGAWVAPRLAQLLDLELGDTLRLGQAELEVSGVIEREADPSAGFSSFNPRLMVHVDDLEATGLIQPGSRIEYELLAAGPPEAVEAITPRLERLRAEGVEVQDVRRDRPRLGSALSRADRYLSLAGLAAVLLAGVAVAMATRRYVERHLDTAALLRCFGARQAELVRLFALQLLWLALAASALGALLGLAGQALLLALLGRLLAVELPPPGPMPLALGVLTALAVLAGFAGPTLLRLRRVSALKVLRRELDPLPASAWWVVGAAALVFGALLWLYSGDPILSLSLLLGGGLALAVLWGLGGLLLGGVLALCSRLPARGGAGYLQALRLGGRQLARRRAASLGQLLAFSVALFAMAMIALVRGDLLDAWREQLPENTPNQFAINIQPGERDAFAAALNEGAESRSDLYPMVRGRLTAIDGAEPREAVPAEARGDNALRRELNLTWRADPPEGNRLVAGEWFDAEAATGGEAATPVPISLESGLAGRLGLELGDVLTFTVGSATIDGEITSLRDLDWDSFRPNFYVIFPPGVLERFGHSYITAFHLAPDERALPGRLVRDFPGVTLLDVEAILERVREVLSQVTRAVELVLVLVLLAGISVLHAALAASLPVRAHEAGLLRVFGAGDRLLRRVQGAEFALLGLASGLLAAALTELAAAGLYGGWLDLTPRWHPALWLALPLGGALLVGAIGQWLSRGIRRRAPAESLGLLGEA, from the coding sequence ATGCGCCACGCCGTAGCACTGTCGTGGAAGGGGCTCAGGCGCGACCTGCGCGCCGGCGACGTGCGCGCGCTGTTCCTGGCGCTGACCCTGGCGGTGGCCGCCGCCACCATGATCGGCTTCTTCCTCGACCGCCTGGAGCGCGGCCTGACCCGCCAGGCCGGCCAGCTGCTGGGCGGCGACGTGGTGCTCGAGCAGTCGCGGCCCTTCGATCCCGAGCTGCGCCGCGCCTTCGAGGACGCCGGCCTCGCGCTCTCCGATCAGGTCGACATGGTGTCGATGGTCAGCGCCGGCGAGGCCTTCCAGCCGGTGGGCGTGAAGGCGGTCGACGATGCCTACCCCCACTATGGCGAGTCCGTGGTCGACCGCGGCTCGGGCCCTGAGGCGCTGCCCCGCGGGCCCGAGCGCGGCGGCGCCTGGGTCGCCCCGCGCCTGGCGCAGCTGCTCGACCTCGAGCTCGGCGACACCCTGCGCCTGGGCCAGGCCGAGCTCGAGGTGAGCGGGGTGATCGAGCGCGAGGCCGATCCCTCGGCCGGCTTCTCCAGCTTCAACCCGCGGCTGATGGTGCACGTCGACGATCTCGAGGCCACCGGGCTGATCCAGCCCGGCTCGCGCATCGAGTACGAGCTGCTGGCCGCCGGCCCGCCCGAGGCGGTGGAGGCGATCACGCCTCGGCTCGAGCGCCTGCGCGCCGAGGGCGTGGAGGTGCAGGATGTGCGCCGCGACCGGCCGCGGCTCGGCAGCGCGCTGTCCCGGGCCGACCGTTACCTGAGCCTGGCCGGGCTCGCTGCGGTGCTGCTGGCCGGCGTGGCGGTGGCCATGGCCACCCGGCGCTACGTGGAACGCCACCTGGACACCGCGGCGCTGCTGCGCTGCTTCGGGGCCCGCCAGGCCGAGCTGGTGCGGCTGTTCGCCCTGCAGCTGCTGTGGCTGGCGCTGGCGGCCTCGGCACTGGGCGCGCTGCTGGGGCTGGCCGGCCAGGCGCTGCTGCTGGCGCTGCTCGGCCGGCTGCTGGCGGTGGAGCTGCCACCGCCGGGACCGATGCCGCTGGCGCTCGGCGTGCTGACCGCGCTGGCGGTGCTGGCCGGCTTCGCCGGGCCGACCCTGCTGCGCCTGCGGCGGGTCAGCGCGCTCAAGGTGCTGCGCCGCGAGCTGGACCCGCTGCCGGCCTCCGCCTGGTGGGTGGTGGGGGCGGCGGCGCTGGTGTTCGGCGCGCTGCTGTGGCTCTACTCCGGCGATCCGATCCTGTCGCTGTCCTTGCTGCTCGGCGGCGGCCTGGCGCTGGCGGTGCTGTGGGGCCTGGGTGGGCTGCTGCTCGGCGGCGTGCTGGCGCTGTGCTCGCGGCTGCCGGCGCGCGGCGGGGCCGGATACCTGCAGGCGCTGCGCCTGGGCGGGCGCCAGCTGGCCCGGCGCCGCGCCGCCAGCCTCGGCCAGCTGCTGGCGTTCTCGGTGGCGCTGTTCGCCATGGCGATGATCGCCCTGGTGCGCGGCGACCTGCTCGACGCCTGGCGCGAGCAGCTGCCCGAGAACACGCCCAACCAGTTCGCCATCAACATCCAGCCCGGCGAGCGCGACGCCTTCGCCGCGGCCCTGAACGAGGGCGCCGAATCGCGCAGCGATCTTTACCCCATGGTGCGCGGCCGGCTCACCGCCATCGACGGTGCCGAGCCCCGCGAGGCGGTGCCGGCGGAGGCGCGCGGCGACAACGCGCTGCGCCGCGAGCTCAACCTGACCTGGCGCGCCGACCCGCCGGAGGGCAACCGGCTGGTGGCGGGGGAGTGGTTCGACGCCGAGGCGGCGACGGGCGGCGAGGCCGCGACGCCGGTGCCGATCTCGCTGGAGAGCGGGCTGGCCGGACGGCTGGGGCTCGAGCTCGGCGACGTGCTGACCTTCACCGTCGGCAGCGCCACCATCGACGGCGAGATCACCAGCCTGCGCGACCTGGACTGGGACAGCTTCCGGCCCAATTTCTACGTGATCTTCCCGCCGGGCGTGCTGGAGCGCTTCGGCCACAGCTATATCACCGCCTTCCATCTGGCGCCCGACGAGCGCGCGCTGCCGGGCCGGCTGGTGCGCGACTTTCCCGGCGTCACCCTGCTCGACGTGGAGGCGATCCTCGAGCGGGTCCGCGAGGTGCTGTCGCAGGTCACCCGGGCCGTGGAACTGGTGCTGGTGCTGGTGCTGCTGGCCGGGATCAGCGTGCTGCACGCCGCCCTGGCCGCCAGCCTGCCGGTGCGCGCCCATGAGGCCGGGCTGCTGCGGGTGTTCGGCGCCGGCGACCGGCTGCTGCGGCGGGTGCAGGGCGCCGAGTTCGCGCTGCTGGGGCTGGCCAGCGGCCTGCTGGCCGCGGCGCTGACCGAGCTGGCCGCGGCCGGGCTCTACGGCGGCTGGCTCGACCTGACGCCGCGCTGGCATCCGGCGCTGTGGCTGGCGCTGCCGCTGGGCGGGGCGCTGCTGGTCGGCGCCATCGGCCAGTGGCTGTCGCGGGGCATCCGGCGCCGGGCGCCGGCGGAGAGCCTGGGGCTGCTGGGCGAGGCATGA
- a CDS encoding MBL fold metallo-hydrolase RNA specificity domain-containing protein, with the protein MSSLTFLGAVGEVTGSRYLLEVDGEPRPHRLLLECGLHQGGREAEGANAVPFGRLAEELESVVISHGHLDHAGLLPKLVREGYRGPIHCTADTAELLEIMLVDAAFVMARDVEWENRWRARAGKSAIEPLYDEDDVARTLAQCEPHRYGQPVALPGGVTLVFRDAGHILGSAVVELSIPSGGQRRRLVFSGDLGNPDSVLMKDPEKVHDADVVLMESTYGDRDHRPLDDTLEEFRRVLEEAHVDGGNVLIPAFAVGRTQEILYHLSVLYHKGRLPQQLVFLDSPMAIRVTELYGRKRKALDPEDLKVLNVAAHGDPDQYLPNLRLTRDVEESMAINRIHGGAIIIAGSGMCTGGRIVHHLRYNLERESTHLVIVGFQAEGTLGRQLVEGAERVRVLGEDLAVKARVHTLGGFSAHAGQQELIGWAGAFHDRPRFFLVHGEPGAQRALQAALAEAGIEAEIATYRQRIEL; encoded by the coding sequence ATGTCGAGCTTGACCTTTCTGGGGGCGGTGGGCGAGGTCACCGGCTCTCGCTATCTGCTCGAGGTGGACGGCGAGCCCCGCCCTCACCGGCTGCTGCTGGAATGCGGCCTGCACCAGGGGGGACGCGAGGCCGAAGGCGCCAATGCCGTGCCCTTCGGACGTCTGGCCGAGGAGCTCGAGTCGGTGGTGATCTCCCACGGCCATCTCGACCATGCCGGGCTGCTGCCGAAGCTGGTCCGCGAGGGCTATCGCGGGCCGATCCACTGCACCGCGGATACCGCCGAGCTGCTCGAGATCATGCTGGTCGACGCCGCCTTCGTGATGGCCAGGGACGTGGAGTGGGAGAACCGCTGGCGGGCGCGGGCCGGCAAGTCCGCCATCGAGCCGCTCTACGACGAGGACGACGTGGCCCGCACCCTGGCCCAGTGCGAGCCGCATCGTTACGGCCAGCCGGTGGCGTTGCCCGGCGGCGTCACCCTGGTGTTCCGCGATGCCGGCCACATCCTCGGCTCGGCGGTGGTCGAGCTGTCGATCCCCTCCGGTGGCCAGCGGCGGCGGCTGGTGTTCTCCGGCGACCTGGGCAACCCCGACTCGGTGCTGATGAAGGACCCGGAGAAGGTCCATGACGCCGATGTGGTGCTGATGGAGAGCACCTACGGCGATCGCGATCATCGCCCCCTCGACGACACCCTCGAGGAATTCCGCCGGGTGCTCGAGGAGGCCCACGTCGACGGCGGCAACGTGCTGATCCCGGCCTTCGCGGTGGGGCGCACCCAGGAGATCCTCTACCACCTGAGCGTGCTCTACCACAAGGGGCGCCTGCCCCAGCAGCTGGTGTTCCTCGACAGCCCCATGGCGATCCGCGTCACCGAGCTCTATGGGCGCAAGCGCAAGGCGCTCGACCCCGAGGACCTGAAGGTGCTCAACGTCGCCGCCCACGGCGACCCCGATCAGTACCTGCCGAACCTGCGCCTGACCCGCGACGTGGAGGAGTCGATGGCCATCAACCGCATCCACGGCGGGGCCATCATCATCGCCGGCTCGGGCATGTGTACCGGTGGGCGCATCGTCCATCACCTGCGCTACAACCTGGAACGTGAAAGCACTCACCTGGTGATCGTCGGCTTCCAGGCCGAGGGCACGCTGGGGCGCCAGCTGGTCGAGGGGGCCGAGCGGGTGCGGGTGCTGGGCGAGGATCTGGCGGTCAAGGCCCGGGTACACACCCTGGGCGGCTTCTCGGCCCATGCCGGCCAGCAGGAGCTGATCGGCTGGGCGGGCGCCTTCCACGATCGCCCCCGGTTCTTCCTGGTGCACGGCGAGCCCGGGGCCCAGCGGGCGCTGCAGGCGGCGCTGGCCGAAGCCGGCATCGAGGCCGAGATCGCGACCTACCGCCAGCGCATCGAACTCTGA
- the glyA gene encoding serine hydroxymethyltransferase yields MFSRDMQIAGFDDALFDAMQKESTRQEAHIELIASENYASPRVMEAQGSQLTNKYAEGYPGKRYYGGCEYVDVVEQLAIDYAKELFGATYANVQPHSGSQANGAVFQALVTPGDTVLGMSLDAGGHLTHGAKPNFSGKHYNAVQYGIDENGRIDYDQVAQLAREHQPKMIIAGFSAYSQIIDWAKFREIADEVGAYLLVDMAHIAGLVAAGVYPSPLPHAHVVTTTTHKTLRGPRGGLILSSANDEAVEKKLQAAVFPGIQGGPLEHVIAAKAICFKEAMAPEFKTYQEQVLKNAKAMAGVFIERGFDIVSGGTEDHLFLLSLVKQGVTGKDADAALGRAHITVNKNAVPNDPQSPFVTSGLRIGTPAVTTRGFGESECGELAGWICDILDVLAKGEDTSAIEAEVKGKVEAVCGRLPVYR; encoded by the coding sequence ATGTTCAGCCGTGACATGCAGATTGCCGGTTTCGATGATGCCCTGTTCGATGCGATGCAGAAGGAAAGCACGCGTCAGGAAGCGCACATCGAGCTGATCGCTTCCGAGAACTATGCCAGCCCCCGCGTCATGGAGGCCCAGGGCAGCCAGCTGACCAATAAGTACGCGGAAGGCTATCCCGGCAAGCGCTACTACGGCGGCTGCGAGTACGTCGACGTGGTCGAGCAGCTGGCCATTGATTACGCCAAGGAACTGTTCGGCGCCACCTACGCCAACGTCCAGCCGCACTCCGGCTCCCAGGCCAACGGCGCCGTCTTCCAGGCGCTGGTCACCCCGGGCGACACCGTGCTGGGCATGAGCCTGGACGCCGGCGGTCACCTGACCCACGGCGCCAAGCCGAACTTCTCCGGCAAGCACTACAACGCCGTGCAGTACGGCATCGACGAGAACGGCCGCATCGACTACGACCAGGTCGCCCAGCTGGCGCGCGAGCACCAGCCGAAGATGATCATCGCCGGCTTCTCCGCCTACTCACAGATCATCGACTGGGCCAAGTTCCGCGAGATCGCCGACGAAGTGGGCGCCTACCTGCTGGTCGACATGGCCCACATCGCCGGCCTGGTGGCCGCCGGGGTCTACCCGAGCCCGCTGCCCCACGCCCACGTGGTCACCACCACCACTCACAAGACCCTGCGCGGCCCGCGCGGCGGCCTGATCCTCTCCAGCGCCAACGACGAGGCGGTCGAGAAGAAGCTGCAGGCCGCGGTCTTCCCGGGCATCCAGGGCGGTCCGCTGGAGCACGTCATCGCCGCCAAGGCGATCTGCTTCAAGGAAGCCATGGCGCCCGAGTTCAAGACCTACCAGGAGCAGGTGCTGAAGAACGCCAAGGCCATGGCCGGCGTGTTCATCGAGCGCGGCTTCGACATCGTCTCCGGCGGCACTGAGGATCATCTCTTCCTGCTGTCCCTGGTCAAGCAGGGCGTGACCGGCAAGGACGCGGACGCCGCCCTGGGCCGCGCCCACATCACCGTCAACAAGAACGCCGTGCCGAACGACCCGCAGAGCCCGTTCGTGACCTCCGGTCTGCGCATCGGTACCCCGGCGGTGACCACCCGCGGCTTCGGCGAGTCCGAGTGCGGCGAGCTGGCCGGCTGGATCTGCGACATCCTCGACGTGCTGGCCAAGGGCGAGGACACCTCCGCCATCGAGGCCGAGGTCAAGGGCAAGGTCGAGGCCGTCTGCGGCCGTCTGCCGGTCTATCGCTAA
- a CDS encoding SulP family inorganic anion transporter — protein MTPSRWIPLIGWLHGYRRDTLARDLLAAVIVTLMLVPQALAYALLAGLPPEVGLYASMLPLVLYAIFGTSATLAVGPVAVASLMTASALSAIAPPGSAEYVGGALVLAALSGAMLVAMGLLRLGFLANFLSHPVISGFVTASGILIAASQLRHLLGVEASGHTLVEMVMALVTALGEVNPITLVLGLGVWGFLVLCRRYLKGGLRRLGLSATVADLVAKAAPVSAVIVTTLLAWALGLGERGVALVGEVPGGLPSLALPSLEPGLWSSLLAPALLISLVGFVESVSVAQTLAAKRRQRIDPNRELIALGLANLGAGASGGSPVSGGFSRSVVNFEAGAATPLAGAFTALGIAVATLTLTAPLAFLPKATLAATIIVAVGTLIDLPAIRRTWAYSRADGVAMLATLTLTLVHGVESGILAGVALSLGLHLYRTSRPHSAVVGRVPGSEHFRNVQRYDEVETDERLAILRVDESLYFANARYLEDTVMALAARQPGLEHIVLACQAVNGIDASALESLEAINRRLKDAGVALHLAEVKGPVMDRLAATDFCHELGGRVFLSTFDAWQALHQENAAANMAPGRMTEKET, from the coding sequence ATGACGCCCTCACGCTGGATTCCGCTGATCGGCTGGCTGCACGGCTACCGGCGCGACACCCTGGCCCGGGACCTGCTGGCGGCGGTGATCGTCACCCTGATGCTGGTGCCCCAGGCCCTGGCCTATGCGCTGCTGGCCGGCCTGCCGCCGGAGGTGGGGCTCTATGCCAGCATGCTGCCGCTGGTGCTCTACGCGATCTTCGGCACCAGCGCCACCCTGGCGGTGGGGCCGGTGGCGGTGGCCTCGCTGATGACCGCCTCGGCGCTGTCCGCCATCGCCCCGCCGGGCAGCGCCGAGTACGTGGGCGGTGCCCTGGTGCTGGCGGCGCTCTCCGGGGCGATGCTGGTGGCCATGGGGCTGCTGCGGCTGGGCTTTCTCGCCAACTTCCTGAGCCATCCGGTGATCTCGGGCTTCGTCACCGCCTCGGGGATCCTGATCGCCGCCAGTCAGCTGCGTCATCTGCTCGGCGTCGAGGCCTCGGGTCACACCCTGGTCGAGATGGTCATGGCGCTGGTCACCGCGCTGGGCGAGGTCAATCCGATCACGCTGGTGCTCGGCCTCGGCGTCTGGGGTTTCCTGGTGCTGTGTCGGCGCTATCTCAAGGGCGGGCTGCGACGCCTGGGGCTGTCGGCCACGGTCGCCGACCTCGTGGCCAAGGCCGCGCCGGTCTCGGCGGTGATCGTCACCACTCTGCTGGCCTGGGCGCTGGGGCTCGGCGAGCGCGGCGTGGCGCTGGTCGGCGAGGTGCCGGGCGGGCTGCCGTCGCTGGCGCTGCCGAGCCTCGAGCCGGGGCTGTGGTCGAGCCTGCTCGCTCCGGCGCTGCTGATCAGCCTGGTGGGCTTCGTGGAGTCGGTATCGGTGGCTCAGACCCTGGCCGCCAAGCGCCGCCAGCGCATCGATCCGAATCGGGAGCTGATCGCCCTGGGCCTGGCCAACCTCGGCGCCGGGGCCAGCGGCGGCTCGCCGGTCTCCGGCGGCTTCTCGCGCTCGGTGGTCAACTTCGAGGCCGGAGCCGCCACGCCGCTGGCCGGTGCCTTTACGGCGCTGGGCATCGCCGTGGCGACCCTGACCCTGACCGCGCCGCTGGCCTTCCTGCCGAAGGCCACGCTGGCCGCCACCATCATCGTCGCCGTGGGCACCCTGATCGATCTGCCCGCCATCCGCCGCACCTGGGCCTACTCCCGGGCCGATGGCGTGGCCATGCTGGCGACCCTGACGCTGACCCTGGTGCACGGCGTGGAGAGCGGCATCCTGGCCGGCGTGGCGCTGTCGCTGGGGCTGCATCTCTACCGCACCAGCCGGCCGCACAGCGCCGTGGTGGGGCGGGTGCCCGGCAGCGAGCACTTCCGCAACGTGCAGCGCTACGATGAGGTGGAGACCGACGAGCGCCTCGCCATCCTGCGCGTCGACGAGAGCCTCTACTTCGCCAACGCCCGCTATCTGGAGGACACGGTGATGGCGCTGGCGGCCCGCCAGCCGGGCCTCGAGCACATCGTGCTGGCCTGCCAGGCGGTCAATGGCATCGACGCCTCGGCGCTGGAGAGCCTGGAGGCGATCAACCGGCGGCTGAAGGACGCCGGGGTGGCGCTGCACCTGGCGGAGGTCAAGGGGCCGGTGATGGATCGCCTGGCGGCCACCGACTTCTGCCATGAGCTCGGCGGCCGGGTGTTCCTGAGCACCTTCGATGCCTGGCAGGCCCTGCACCAGGAGAATGCCGCGGCCAATATGGCGCCCGGCAGGATGACGGAAAAGGAGACATGA
- a CDS encoding polyphosphate:AMP phosphotransferase, whose protein sequence is MKESLRYALLEAQLELARQASRSVVLVVTGHAAAGKTALINELNHRLENRLTEVHALAPSSEERERPYWWRYWRRLPARGRVGVFVHGWYGDALFARTEQRLGEGAFHDRLAEIRAFEAELAAENVAIVKLWLDIDRDVQGRHLKALWHDPERAWQVKDHDWQRHLQYHALDALGREMREATEADHAPWLRLAGGPEETPIKALAQRLVAAMAGPLPDVESPLTTPTAGIGAPPRLSDLDAASPEAMDKATYRERLKEAQARLAGNAREIQRRRIPVVLAFEGQDAAGKGGCIHRLTSALDARQYRVHRIAAPSEEERAHPWAWRFWQRLPLDGRVAIFDRSWYGRVLVECVEGLAEPAAWRRGYDEIRRFERQLLAHGAVLGKLFLAVDKDEQLRRFRARAETPHKRHKLTEEDWRNRERWDDYRRAIDDIFVHTHDVDGGWALIDANDKRRARLAVLDHVNRLLEARLAEPR, encoded by the coding sequence ATGAAGGAATCGCTGCGCTATGCGCTGCTCGAGGCCCAGCTGGAGCTGGCCCGCCAGGCCTCGCGCTCGGTGGTGCTGGTGGTCACCGGCCACGCCGCCGCCGGCAAGACGGCGCTGATCAACGAGCTCAACCATCGCCTCGAGAATCGCCTGACCGAGGTGCACGCCCTGGCGCCGAGCAGCGAGGAGCGCGAGCGTCCCTACTGGTGGCGCTACTGGCGTCGCCTGCCGGCCCGCGGGCGGGTCGGCGTGTTCGTCCACGGCTGGTACGGCGATGCGCTGTTCGCCCGTACCGAGCAGCGCCTGGGGGAGGGCGCCTTCCACGACCGCCTGGCCGAGATCCGTGCCTTCGAGGCCGAGCTGGCCGCCGAGAACGTGGCGATCGTCAAGCTGTGGCTGGACATCGACCGCGACGTCCAGGGGCGCCACCTGAAGGCGCTGTGGCACGACCCCGAGCGGGCCTGGCAGGTCAAGGATCACGACTGGCAGCGCCATCTCCAGTACCACGCTCTGGATGCCCTGGGCCGCGAGATGCGCGAGGCCACCGAGGCCGATCATGCGCCCTGGCTCCGCCTGGCCGGGGGCCCCGAGGAGACGCCGATCAAGGCCCTGGCCCAGAGGCTGGTGGCGGCCATGGCCGGCCCGCTGCCCGATGTCGAGTCGCCGCTCACCACGCCCACGGCGGGCATCGGGGCGCCGCCGCGGCTGTCGGACCTCGACGCCGCGTCGCCCGAGGCCATGGACAAGGCCACCTATCGGGAACGCCTCAAGGAGGCCCAGGCCCGATTGGCCGGCAACGCCCGCGAGATCCAGCGTCGGCGGATTCCCGTGGTACTGGCCTTCGAGGGCCAGGACGCCGCCGGCAAGGGCGGCTGTATCCATCGCCTGACCTCGGCGCTCGACGCTCGCCAGTATCGCGTCCATCGCATCGCCGCGCCCAGCGAGGAGGAGCGCGCCCACCCCTGGGCCTGGCGCTTCTGGCAGCGGTTGCCGCTGGATGGCCGGGTGGCGATCTTCGATCGCTCCTGGTACGGCCGGGTGCTGGTGGAATGCGTCGAGGGCCTGGCCGAGCCGGCCGCCTGGCGCCGCGGCTATGACGAGATCCGCCGCTTCGAGCGCCAGCTGCTGGCCCATGGCGCGGTACTCGGCAAGCTGTTCCTGGCGGTCGACAAGGACGAGCAGCTGCGCCGCTTCCGTGCGCGCGCCGAGACGCCCCACAAGCGCCACAAGCTGACCGAGGAGGACTGGCGCAATCGCGAGCGCTGGGACGACTACCGGCGGGCGATCGACGACATCTTTGTGCATACTCATGACGTCGACGGGGGCTGGGCCCTGATCGACGCCAATGACAAGCGCCGCGCCCGGCTGGCGGTGCTGGACCACGTCAACCGCCTGCTCGAGGCGCGTCTCGCCGAACCGCGCTGA
- a CDS encoding FlgO family outer membrane protein: protein MHASATSLLRPAIAFGLALALTACASLSDTPTPPPKRLDETLGAATAALVEANPILAEYGPLIPTTMVDVDDLNRSSTLGRLASEIVAAELTRAGLQVREVRLGGRLYVEEHTGELMLSRLTPRLGIDQGARTLMVGTYAVGEERLYLTLRIVRVGDGNALAATQLSLPLTNDLRAMLGRW from the coding sequence ATGCACGCATCCGCCACCTCGCTGCTCCGCCCCGCCATCGCATTCGGCCTGGCCCTGGCCCTGACCGCCTGCGCCAGCCTGTCAGACACGCCGACGCCGCCGCCGAAACGGCTGGACGAGACGCTGGGAGCGGCGACCGCGGCCCTGGTCGAGGCTAACCCGATCCTGGCCGAATACGGCCCGCTGATTCCCACGACCATGGTCGACGTCGACGACCTGAACCGTTCCTCGACCCTGGGACGGCTGGCCAGCGAGATCGTTGCCGCCGAACTCACGCGGGCCGGGCTGCAGGTGCGCGAGGTCCGCCTGGGCGGCCGGCTCTACGTCGAGGAGCATACCGGGGAGCTGATGCTGTCGCGCCTGACGCCGCGCCTGGGCATCGACCAGGGCGCCCGCACGCTGATGGTGGGCACCTATGCCGTGGGTGAAGAGCGGCTCTACCTGACCCTGCGCATCGTGCGCGTCGGCGACGGCAACGCCCTGGCCGCCACCCAGCTCAGTCTGCCGCTGACCAACGATCTACGCGCCATGCTCGGGCGCTGGTAG
- a CDS encoding OmpA/MotB family protein, whose protein sequence is MQHPRGLSRHESLLPDHHHDESGHGWMVSYIDVMTLLVALFVLMIALTHRTDDTAPDADETVIAEVAGADGASRRLGVPLPAELSQALAEPTAPARRPGLAPSVISAALGVAGLPSRAALPAPPALLAHQASADAEPEPMPRLPMLALPEGLDREAPLADYMVILTDRLPAGVAPAPEAAETLTLAAREVAEAVAAAPYLPDLDGVEVSRVPEGVRLRVEDRLLFPSAQADLTDEGRALIAERLREVVDSQPGEVEVQGHTDSRPIQTPRFPSNWSLSSARAIAIVEALIEDGVDPARLRAVGLADTRPLAGNDTAEGRARNRRVEVVIQAR, encoded by the coding sequence ATGCAGCATCCCCGCGGCCTGTCCCGCCACGAGTCCCTCCTGCCGGATCATCACCACGACGAGAGCGGTCACGGCTGGATGGTCAGCTATATCGACGTGATGACCCTGCTGGTCGCGCTGTTCGTGCTGATGATCGCGCTGACGCATCGCACCGACGACACCGCGCCGGACGCGGACGAGACGGTGATCGCCGAGGTGGCCGGGGCCGACGGGGCGTCGCGTCGTCTCGGCGTGCCGCTGCCGGCGGAGCTGAGCCAGGCGTTGGCCGAACCGACGGCGCCAGCGAGGCGACCGGGCCTCGCACCGTCGGTGATCTCGGCGGCGCTGGGCGTGGCCGGCCTGCCATCCCGCGCCGCGCTGCCGGCACCGCCCGCGCTGCTGGCGCATCAGGCATCAGCCGACGCCGAGCCCGAGCCGATGCCGCGGCTGCCGATGCTGGCACTGCCCGAGGGCCTAGACCGTGAGGCGCCGCTGGCCGACTACATGGTGATCCTCACCGACCGGCTGCCCGCCGGCGTGGCGCCGGCCCCGGAGGCCGCCGAGACGCTGACCCTCGCCGCCCGCGAGGTCGCCGAGGCGGTGGCCGCCGCGCCCTATCTGCCGGACCTCGATGGCGTCGAGGTGTCCCGGGTGCCGGAGGGGGTGCGCCTGCGGGTCGAGGATCGGCTGCTGTTCCCCTCCGCCCAGGCCGATCTCACCGATGAGGGGCGTGCGCTGATCGCCGAACGGCTGCGCGAGGTGGTGGACAGCCAGCCCGGCGAGGTCGAGGTGCAGGGGCATACCGACAGCCGGCCGATCCAGACGCCGCGCTTCCCTTCCAACTGGTCGCTGTCCAGCGCCCGGGCCATTGCCATCGTCGAGGCGCTGATCGAGGACGGCGTCGACCCCGCGCGGCTGCGCGCCGTGGGGCTGGCCGACACCCGGCCGCTGGCCGGCAACGACACCGCCGAGGGCCGCGCCCGCAACCGCCGGGTCGAGGTGGTCATCCAGGCACGCTGA